The Magnolia sinica isolate HGM2019 chromosome 9, MsV1, whole genome shotgun sequence genome contains a region encoding:
- the LOC131256661 gene encoding beta-glucuronosyltransferase GlcAT14A-like, translating to MRIFKFSPLLVGFSVAILIFVISLAVSGTFSNSLFRSGFSVTTGDVEFVKIIPSKRPGDPPIFAYWISGTRGEKEKILRLLKAVYHPRNQYLLHLDAGASTWERNQLSLSVQSKRVFSAFGNVNVVGRAYAVDQTGSSALAATLHAAAVLLKISLDWDWFITLSASDYPIVTQDDLLHAFTSLPKDLNFIQQRKEYRMTNLIVVDRNLYSSKNTRVLDSNEIRSTPDAFKIFEGSPWTILSRPFMEYCLHGWDNLPRKLLMYFTNVAHPLEAYFQTVLCNSPQFQNTTISNYLWYIELDTPPQVGPHALSMAHYDVMVGSGAAFARPFKEGDIVLQKVDEHILRRPSDDVVPGKWCSGCWKEGACSKWGGIDMVEPGPYGKKLKRFVSKLAAERLQSSQCNSNR from the exons ATGAGGATTTTCAAGTTTTCTCCATTGCTAGTCGGCTTTTCTGTTGCTATTCTGATTTTTGTGATTAGTCTTGCGGTTTCAGGAACTTTTTCTAACTCTCTCTTTCGCAGTGGATTCTCGGTCACAACTGGAGATGTAGAATTCGTGAAAATAATTCCGTCGAAGCGACCCGGCGATCCGCCTATCTTTGCTTATTGGATTTCGGGCACTCGCGGTGAGAAGGAGAAGATCTTGAGGCTTCTGAAGGCGGTCTATCATCCGCGAAACCAATACCTATTGCATCTTGATGCTGGCGCTTCAACTTGGGAGAGGAATCAGTTATCCCTCTCGGTTCAATCCAAACGGGTTTTTTCAGCTTTCGGAAATGTCAATGTGGTTGGTCGAGCTTACGCTGTTGATCAGACAGGTTCATCGGCTCTTGCCGCCACACTCCACGCGGCGGCTGTTCTGCTTAAGATTAGCTTGGATTGGGATTGGTTCATCACATTGAGTGCTTCTGATTATCCAATTGTAACTCAGGACG ATCTCCTGCATGCTTTCACTTCTTTGCCAAAGGACCTAAATTTTATTCAACAAAGGAAGGA GTATCGAATGACTAATCTGATAGTTGTCGACCGAAATCTCTACTCATCGAAGAATACCCGAGTGCTTGATTCCAACGAAATACGATCAACGCCTGATGCCTTCAAGATCTTTGAAG GTTCTCCATGGACGATCCTAAGCAGGCCTTTCATGGAATACTGCTTGCATGGCTGGGATAACCTCCCAAGGAAGCTGCTCATGTACTTTACCAATGTGGCCCACCCTTTGGAAGCCTACTTCCAAACAGTCCTATGCAACTCACCTCAATTCCAAAACACCACTATTAGCAATTATCTGTGGTACATTGAGCTGGACACACCTCcacaggtgggcccacatgccctcagcatggcccactatgatgtgatgGTAGGAAGTGGGGCCGCCTTTGCCCGCCCTTTCAAGGAAGGCGACATAGTGCTACAGAAGGTCGACGAGCACATCCTAAGGCGCCCGTCGGATGACGTGGTCCCCGGGAAGTGGTGTTCGGGCTGTTGGAAGGAAGGCGCATGCTCGAAGTGGGGTGGCATAGATATGGTGGAGCCAGGCCCATATGGGAAGAAGCTCAAACGGTTCGTGTCAAAGCTTGCTGCTGAGAGACTCCAATCAAGCCA